In Leptospira congkakensis, the genomic window AAAGAAGAGATTCTTCTTTGCTTCTTCTATACTTTTAAATTTAACATGCCTAATGAATTCAGACTTTAACGTTTTGAAAAAGGACTCAGAAACTGCGTTGTCCCAACAATTACCTTTCCTACTCATACTTTGCTTCATCTTATTGTCATTCAATTTCATTCTGAATTCTTTCGAGGCATATTGAATTCCCCGATCAGAGTGAAAAATACAGTTTCGTTTTGGTTTATGAAGTTTAACCGCTTTATCTAAACACGAAATTAAAGAATTTGTTTCTAAGCTCTCACTTAAATCCCAGCCAACTATTTCCCTATTATACAAATCTATAATAGTTGTTAGATAAAACCATCTACCATTAATTTCTAGATAGGTAATGTCTGAACACCAAACACAGCCAGGCATTTTGCTTGTGAAATTCCTCTTTAATAAATTGGGCGATATACTTTTACCGTGATTTGACTTAGTGGTAGTGGGATGAAACTTTTTGACAGTTTTACTACGTAAATTAGCTATTTTCATCAAACGTTCCACTAGTTTCTTGTTACATAGATACCCCTTTGATAACAGAATTTTATGTATCTTGGGGCTTCCATAAATTTCAAATGACTCCGTATGAATTTGTTTTATCTCAGTAAGTAAGAGTAAATTAAATACTTTTCTTCTACTTAACTTTCGATTTTTCCAATTATAAAAACCACTCTTTGAGACTTCTAACGCCTTGCACATTTTCACCACTTTAAAACAGGATTTGTTATCTTTGATAAACTGATACTTTC contains:
- a CDS encoding IS3 family transposase translates to MKKVNRHFHKGLTTKIGKYQFIKDNKSCFKVVKMCKALEVSKSGFYNWKNRKLSRRKVFNLLLLTEIKQIHTESFEIYGSPKIHKILLSKGYLCNKKLVERLMKIANLRSKTVKKFHPTTTKSNHGKSISPNLLKRNFTSKMPGCVWCSDITYLEINGRWFYLTTIIDLYNREIVGWDLSESLETNSLISCLDKAVKLHKPKRNCIFHSDRGIQYASKEFRMKLNDNKMKQSMSRKGNCWDNAVSESFFKTLKSEFIRHVKFKSIEEAKKNLFFYIEIFYNRKRIHSTLGFTSPIVFRKLYEKRCA